From the Xiphophorus maculatus strain JP 163 A chromosome 20, X_maculatus-5.0-male, whole genome shotgun sequence genome, one window contains:
- the LOC102234624 gene encoding leucine-rich repeat flightless-interacting protein 2-like isoform X1: MHSAALDSSGSPRKRTVSRGMSEDESLRSIIKETESSSRRLPRSDSRTGTLRKRTDSQQSDQDLFMGLPDMLELQASYDEAVQELRGLEVEREALLFQVDVLQDSLEGVEELLAEAQREAGQASLALEREREEKRKLESLVCSLMKEVERLREEATSHHKEEKDSLLCEPCSTKLVNGGVAGPEEGGRPTGDILTKPRRMVNQLLAQMPSLALDGVVSTNGVLQRPYENHSQDGRDPSPDRNDSDKSAYEDASAETPEQDRTFPGDGDLPHDSEDKEKCPADDSQPRDPANPDGCVLS, translated from the exons atgcactCGGCCGCGCTGGACAGCAGTGGTTCACCGAGGAAGCGGACTGTTTCTCGGGGAATGAGCGAGGACGAGTCCCTGCGCAGCATCATAAAGGAG ACGGAGAGCTCCTCCAGACGGCTGCCCCGGAGCGACAGCAGGACAGGAACCCTGAGGAAGAGGACCGACAGCCAG cAGTCCGACCAGGACCTCTTCATGGGACTCCCAGATATG TTGGAGCTGCAGGCCAGCTACGACGAGGCGGTCCAGGAGCTGCGTGGGCTGGAGGTTGAGCGAGAGGCTCTGTTGTTCCAGGTGGACGTCCTGCAGGACTCTCTGGAGGGCGTAGAGGAGCTGCTGGCCGAAGCCCAGAGGGAAGCCGGACAGGCCAGTTTG GCGCTGGAACGcgagagagaggagaagaggaAACTGGAGAGCCTGGTTTGCTCTCTGATGAAGGAGGTGGAGAGATTAAGAGAG GAAGCAACCAGCCACCATAAAGAAGAGAAAGACTCCCTGCTGTGCGAACCTTGCAGCACCAAGCTTGTCAATGGCGGGGTGGCGGGTCCAGAGGAAGGGGGACGTCCAACAGGGGACATTCTCACAAAACCGCGACGGATGGTCAACCAGCTCCTGGCCCAGATGCCGTCTCTAGCGCTCGACGGCGTCGTCTCCACCAACGGCGTCCTCCAGAGGCCGTACGAAAACCACAGCCAGGACGGGCGGGATCCGTCTCCTGACCGGAACGACTCAGACAAAAGTGCCTACGAGGACGCGTCTGCCGAGACTCCGGAGCAGGACCGGACCTTTCCCGGGGACGGAGACCTGCCTCACGATTCAGaggacaaagaaaaatgtccagCTGACGACAGCCAGCCCCGAGACCCCGCCAACCCGGATGGCTGCgttttgtcttaa
- the LOC102234624 gene encoding leucine-rich repeat flightless-interacting protein 2-like isoform X2, which yields MHSAALDSSGSPRKRTVSRGMSEDESLRSIIKETESSSRRLPRSDSRTGTLRKRTDSQSDQDLFMGLPDMLELQASYDEAVQELRGLEVEREALLFQVDVLQDSLEGVEELLAEAQREAGQASLALEREREEKRKLESLVCSLMKEVERLREEATSHHKEEKDSLLCEPCSTKLVNGGVAGPEEGGRPTGDILTKPRRMVNQLLAQMPSLALDGVVSTNGVLQRPYENHSQDGRDPSPDRNDSDKSAYEDASAETPEQDRTFPGDGDLPHDSEDKEKCPADDSQPRDPANPDGCVLS from the exons atgcactCGGCCGCGCTGGACAGCAGTGGTTCACCGAGGAAGCGGACTGTTTCTCGGGGAATGAGCGAGGACGAGTCCCTGCGCAGCATCATAAAGGAG ACGGAGAGCTCCTCCAGACGGCTGCCCCGGAGCGACAGCAGGACAGGAACCCTGAGGAAGAGGACCGACAGCCAG TCCGACCAGGACCTCTTCATGGGACTCCCAGATATG TTGGAGCTGCAGGCCAGCTACGACGAGGCGGTCCAGGAGCTGCGTGGGCTGGAGGTTGAGCGAGAGGCTCTGTTGTTCCAGGTGGACGTCCTGCAGGACTCTCTGGAGGGCGTAGAGGAGCTGCTGGCCGAAGCCCAGAGGGAAGCCGGACAGGCCAGTTTG GCGCTGGAACGcgagagagaggagaagaggaAACTGGAGAGCCTGGTTTGCTCTCTGATGAAGGAGGTGGAGAGATTAAGAGAG GAAGCAACCAGCCACCATAAAGAAGAGAAAGACTCCCTGCTGTGCGAACCTTGCAGCACCAAGCTTGTCAATGGCGGGGTGGCGGGTCCAGAGGAAGGGGGACGTCCAACAGGGGACATTCTCACAAAACCGCGACGGATGGTCAACCAGCTCCTGGCCCAGATGCCGTCTCTAGCGCTCGACGGCGTCGTCTCCACCAACGGCGTCCTCCAGAGGCCGTACGAAAACCACAGCCAGGACGGGCGGGATCCGTCTCCTGACCGGAACGACTCAGACAAAAGTGCCTACGAGGACGCGTCTGCCGAGACTCCGGAGCAGGACCGGACCTTTCCCGGGGACGGAGACCTGCCTCACGATTCAGaggacaaagaaaaatgtccagCTGACGACAGCCAGCCCCGAGACCCCGCCAACCCGGATGGCTGCgttttgtcttaa